The sequence TGATTATCTTCGTAGTGGTAATCGAATCTGCGCCAGAAAATATACCCATGGAGACCACAATTTCTGACCTTTTTCTCTCCtaattgtatttctttaatttcgttcGGTTCACGACGGAACTTGGACCGAACACGTTTAACACGCGTTCTATCGGAATGAGATGAAAATTCACTAACCGAAACTATCATACGCTAGACATCACGTCGACTGCATGAAGCATGTTTGTTTGAATCATGTCATTTTTGATCGTGTCGATCGCTTTAAAGGCATGTATTTGTAGCTGCAGTGTACCCGCAGAACTGCTGTATGCTTGCAGTGCGTCGTGATTACGCGTGTTTTGCTCGTAATACCCGAATCTCACGTGCGTACGCACATGTTCTCGATTTCTTCTCGACAGATGTGAAGCGCCGGCAAAGTCTCTACGACGAGGACTCCCTCGATGGCGATCATCCTAGCGAGAACGAAGGTATCACGTTTTCAAGGGCAGTGTCGAGACTTTTCGTTTGTCACATTTTTCCCTCGGTTGTTTAAACATCGAATGGGCACCAAaaactttggaattttttgTCTAGTTGTAATAATCAATCTTTTGTCTCGTGGCGTACGATCGATTGTAAATAACTGGGAATagtttgattaaaattgatttcggAGTTTAAATGGGCAATGTGTACTACGCTTTTATTATCGAGAACTGTCTGGGAAACAAGTAAACGTCGACGTGTTTCAAGCAGAACGCGAAGCTCGTACGACAAGAAGAAGTAATCGGTCTTCGCGGTTGTTCTCAGGACGGGAGTCGACGGGAAGCGCGAAAGACGTGGACAGGGCGAAGCTCGTCCGTGAGAGACAAAACGAAGAGCGGCAGCGGAAGTTGGAAGAGCTGAGACAGCAGGCTCTCGCCGCGCAACGTTTCCGGGAGCAACGGGAAGAGGAACGTCGAAGGCGCATCGACGAGCTCAAATCGCGTGACAACGACAGGTTtgtcttttcttcctttcttttctcctttttcttctttcttttctttcgtttgctCAGAAGTAATGCACTAATATTCACTAATAGGTTTACTGATTCGTGAAAATTCGTAATTCTTCAGTTGCGTCGTTTTCCATCTTTTTGTATTCtcactttttcttcctttctttttttttttttttttttgtagtaaAAGGTACAAGTCGGAGTGAACTTACGCTCGAATGGGAAAAGGATGAGAGTTTAAGCCGGCTTTGCGTTTGAAATTGGGTTATTTAATACGATCCAGTTGCGAACGATAGAGCGCATGCCTTGAGGGTagttttttttaatctatGACACGCGAATTTAAACCGACACGGAACCACATTGATGTGTTTAAACGCGCTCTTTACGAGATTACGTGCTCTCTACGAAGTTATAAGTTGACCTGGTTAATATGATGCCGGGCTAAACTGTTTCGCCGCCGCAGAGAAGCCCGGGAAATTACCACGACACCTGCATAAAGTTCACCCGCGGCAAAATCGCTTTTCCGTCCCgtctaaaaaaagaataacagCCTATTACGTGTACGCGAAGACGTACTTTCTCGTTCGTACCTTGAGAACCTCTAGTTCGAAATCTGCTTTCTGcagaaatattcgttttatatttattttagacgAAACCAAGTCGGGGAGAGGAAACGGGCGATATGCGAGgcggaaagagaaagaagagaggcgATCCTCCGAAAGAATCAAGAGAGAGAAGCTCGTATAgaggcgaagaagaagaacgagagGTCGCACATCGTGTTTGCGTTCGGAAGTTCTACACCGAGGATGTTGGAGCCAGCCGATACCGGTGGCTCCACTTTCTGGGGAACGCGTCGCGCAACCTCTACCACCAATGTAATGATGTTCTCGGCTGCACAGCCATTGACAAGGAGATCCTCAGAGAGAGAACTCGATGGCAGCAAGAAGCGAGCCACGTCAGCTGGTGGACTTGACCGGAAACCTGGCGAAGGTTAGTGGGAATTTCTCAACCGGATACAGATACGAGGATGTTATTGATATTCGCGGAtacatgtatttaatttaatacgacAGACGTCGGTGATGATATTGCGACATCAAACTTCTATATTCGTAATAGTGTTTGTTACGATAATTTTCTGCCTATTCCATTCTATTCCATATTTCTTCATGTCGATGTTATTTTGATCGGTATCTGGTAGTTGAGCGATGGAAGCACGTAGAAATTGTTCGACGTCTGTCGTTAACATCGTCAGTTATGGATAGTAACGAAAAGATAAAGAATCGCGAGAATTCGTGTAAAGAAAATTCGTTAGCGAATATCGTGTCGTTggtgtaataattattctttcttcgtgTTGGCACTCAAAAATCGTCGAGCTGCCGATGGTTGAGACGTACAGCGAAGGCCGCTTCTTTTCTCACTGCGTTCTTTCTACACAGCGCTTCTAGTGCTATATGTAGTTGCGCAACCGATGCGCCGTAACGCGTAACGCATGGATGCACTACGTTCCAGAAAGATTACGCAGAAGGCGAACGAGacatttttatacgtatttgcGTGCGTGGCTTGTGCGCTACTCTTTTCAGTTAAAGATTATTTACTAATCATTTACGAAACCGGGTTAAAATCGTGGCGCCTCATCCTAGCGATAAATCGAGCTTCCTTCGacggataaatatttttacgatgaTGTTTGATTACCAAACACTACACATCAACCACCAACACACGACTTTATTCAACTGTACACGATATCTCCATGTTGAtggttaaaaaaagaaaaaaggaaattacgGAGCATGAGAGATCGATTCTCTAATGTTGATAGATAAAATGATTCGTGATCGTATTCGTaatgtgttttatattctctgtacttttttcaggtttttcgtttaaatttctacAGTTCGTATTGTATGTTTTTCGCAGCCAATTCCACCGGTTTTTAATTTCGCTGCGTTTCCCGACGAATGCAATTTGATTTCAGCGATAAACGAGATGATGTTATTGATTTATTCCtctcttattcttttttgtttcttttttttttgctataTATCATGTTCTTTTGCCAACATAATATCGCTTCATGTACACACACGAGAAGCACCTCATCTTCGACGCGCTGACTTCTCTGTAATCCGCACACGTTATTACGAAATACAAGTGTCAAAAGTACATAGACAGAGAGACAGATAGTTGTTCGTAGCGAGAATATATGCCTgagtaaatgtaatttcactAGAGTTGTAACATTGACCGGAGAGAGATAGATTTCCTTTCGTTCGGTAATTAAGATCCTATTGCATCCGCTCTATTTATCTCTGTACTTACTGGTGGTGGCTCTGTCAGGCAAAGTGTAATTTTAAAGTATCTGTGAATCGCACTTATATCTAACTCATGCTAATTCCCCCCACCCTACGTTTGTTAATCTGTCGAACAACCCCACCCTTGCCCACCCCTGagagaattaagaaaaaaagaaaaagagaaattgaaaaaaaaaggaataagaacaaaaaagaagaaacgaagagaattcGATTGGAAAGTACCTAATGTTGCAGCGCTGAATGGTTTGTTTGCAGATATGAGAATGTCCTCGTCCATGTACGAGGTGTTCAATTGGAATTCTAGCCCTGATCCTCCCTTAACCCCCGCCAAACATAAGAGAGCCAGCCTCTCTCTGCCTCCTACAACTGACATCTTTGCCATCGATGATAAGTCTGATAGCGACACTAGGCGTCCGATGATTCAGCGGGCTGCCAGTGGTGAGTCCTGAagtcgaaaaaaagaaaaaagtctGCAACGGGGAGATTGTTCTGTTATCCCAGAATGAGCTATCAATATAACGTATCCTTGTCTCTCTTTCATTAGCACATCGGAATATACTCTCTTGCAAGCATGTCACTTTCGTTTAACGCCATAAAGATATCTGTACAGATCTGTGAAGTCGTGGAACACCGATGATGTAAttctaattctatttttaGATTGCGAAAgcttatgcatttatgggaaatttaaagctGCTAGAATACATAGAACGTACATAGTATGCAAACATATACATCTTGATATATCAAGAGAAAAGTCCTCGCTCTATTCAGATCTCATTTCTTTAGTTGTGTTCACTACAGACGTAGATtcgcataaacattcgcagtctatCTATTAGATAGTTGTTATATGTAATTCTGGTAACATTGAACTTGGATATCttgatttttatgtaaattcagaTTAACGAGGATCGGTGTTCAACGACGTATATCATTAATTAGTCATATATGCATCCTAACGCTATTCAGAATTCTATACTAACAATTACTAACATTTACATACGTTTAGATGGGTTATTTACTAACGAATTTAGAGTAAGAATTTAGTGTTATATTAGAATACTAATTTTGATAttgctctttctctcgttaatAGCATTACTTTATTCAGTGGCAGTTTTACGAAATGGAAATAAGTATCGAGAAGCTGAGGTGCCTCAATAGTCGAATACGAACTTCAAACGAGACACGCTATCGTTTAATTGTACTTTCCTAACATTTGCCTACTTATTATAAGAGGCAAGCATTATACACTCATATCATTCATAAACTTATTACATCCCTACATACtgtatttaaattgaatttccatttAGTCTTCGATcgagataaatatttctttttacgaatttttcaatcatttgaatagaaaaacattttttaacgatatcaaACGGTCGATTCGATTTTACGAGATTCTTTGAAACGCTTACTTTTTTCGCAACggcttctttcattttttcactcGATATATGAACATACGAACACGTTGATGCGTTAATTTGAATGCTATAACACGAGACACTTTCTGTATATATAGCTCTGTGCATGCGTTGAGATTTTTACCGCCTTACCGGATTTTTACCGGATATCGTTTGCATGTACCACCGTTCCGTTTTACACCGCTTCCGTAACGTCGTTCGTACACGTTCCCAGTTTCTCATTGTCCTCTAATTACCGTAATATCTTTCTGTCATAATGTATATATCACTTTATCCGTAACAACACCGTTGCTCAACATTCCGTTCCTGGTAACGTTATCGAATGACGTCCAAGCTGTATTATGCACAAAAGTTCTTTCTATCTGCTTCGTACATACATgaacacgcacacgcacacgcacacgcacatacatacacaGGAAACAGCATGAAGAATATTGACCAGTAGAGAATATTAGTAGTCGAAAACGGAATGCCAAATGCACATCACTTACACATACTTATACACAGGCTCACGAAAGTACTCGTATACATGTAGACACCTTTCATGAATATAAGTATGTATGATgtgtattatatgaaatattttgaaatttcattaacactgcGATGAGACACAACTATCGTGATTATTTTAGCAAATAATGTCAGTCGTGTCTCTTTAAAatgtgaatgaaatttcaaaatgtttcgtataacacatACAATATGGACAGAAAAGTTTTCAAGAGCCAGTGTATGTACGTACATCATCCACACATATGCACACACCTACCCTACATGTACACTCGGTCCATGCAAAATGGAACGAATTTTCTTATGTTTGCGATGTTCAGAGGATGTACGCGCGCCTTGTACACGTTACGACTGTATAGTGCGCAGTTTCCGGTGGTCGCTTCTCGCGCTTCGCTTCTAAGGGAAACTCCATTGCAGGTGAAGAAAGCGACGGAACACCGGGAACCCCTAGCTCGGTTTATCTGCGGGTGAACAGGAGGCGTACCGATCTGATGCCAACGATACCATCGCCGCGTGATGGACCGCCATCATCAGGGCGTAGTTCGAGCGCTAAGGCCTTCGCACGTTCGCCAGGTAGGACTTACTCCATGTCCAGGCTGGACCAACTGGCGCAGCCTAGGAAACGTCCGACAGAACTTAGCACATTGACGGAACAGCAAAGCCAGCCTCTGAGCGCTTCTAGCATGAGTCGCAGCATGTCACATTTAGCTGCGTCCGGAGGCAAGAGCCTCAAACGCTCAGATAACTCTCGTAGCATGGGTACATTGCCAGGCGCGGTTCCAATGCCGAGACCAACCAGAGCCGAGAGACTTCGTCGCAAAGCCCGCGAGCATCAGAACCAACAGCAGCAAGGTAAGATCGTTCTTGTGCACTCAACTCTCGGTGACATCCTGCTCTTAAATATCATATTCATTTTATCGACGTATCGTCATTCACATAGAAATTCATAGACAAACTATGTAAATATGACCAACAACATCATTCTatattgtacatgtatatcCCTATGGGCATTATATCACGCTGACAGTATTATTCACTGACAATAACTAGACAGATCTTTAGATTTatagattataataattttcatcgaccAATGTTTTACAATTGagaattcgtttcttttcttttttcttttttttttttttttttttacatccCCGAATGAATctattttcagatatttgtCACTATCTATGCTCGCACTCCTGCCGTTCTATATAACTTGAGTTGGGTGCACATGTGCATGCGTACGAATACAGTGAGGAGCCGTTGTAAATCAATAAGACAGAAAATCCTTGTATACCTCGGTTACTTTTCGTGCGACTTCGCGAGACGACGGGTAGAGACTCATGCTTAACTGCTTGCATATCGAACAAAGACTAACAAACGATCTTCAAAGCGTCTAAcgcttcaaatttttctttaaccaTCAATTTTgtgttactttatattatcttaACAACGATATATATCCGACTGCATGGAATTCTTTTTGTGTTAATTATTGTACAAACTGAATTGATTAACAAAACGCTCCTGCTAAGGAAACGAACTCAGATCTCACCGGCTTTTCGGTACCAAGGGTGAAGGTACGCTCTAACGTTTTCCGGTAAGccacacttttttttttcttatatgtgtatatatatatatatatcttatcaCGTACACACACGTTTTACGCACAATACTAGACTGTGTACAGACGAACCGCAATCGTATTTAGTGTGCAATACATTTATATCGCTCCACTTTCGTTCtttgattcttttctttcttgctGTTTTTACGAGGTCTCGTAATTTcccctcgtttctttttatttctaatttgtttatttcggCCTCTTTTTCTCAGTTACTCTCgatgtacatatacatttcACATACGACAcgatcaataatatttttggtGGCGGTGcttgttttctatttaatttcgcTACTTGTACCTCTTAATATACTTAAGTCTATTCTAATATATACAAATCAACGAAAAGACTGATAAGAATAGAACGgaatggaaaaaggaaacagaaaatacGATTTGTTTgtcgaaatatacaaaatactcGTCAGCATTGTGCATCGGCGCGATCTGACGCGATAAtctaacgaaagaaaatagaaaaagtagaaagaataaaaattcggTTCTCTATGAAATGCCGCGGCAACGCGATGCTGCCGTGCATTTCACGGCGTTTGTTTGTTTAATGTTTAACGCGCGACGAACACAATGCATAAAATACGTAAATCAAGAGATGTTCACCTTGGGTGGGTACGCGTAGGCATCCGCAGCGGGGAGGTGACACCGAACAGCCCATCACGACCGCACAGCTCCATGAGTCAGCAAAGCGCCAGCAGTGTGGGCAGCAGTAACGTCAATCTGCGTCCTCGTACAGCTGCCCCGCGTCGACCGCGACCTGCTTCTATTGCCGGTACCGGTGTTTCGGTCACAGAACGACACAGTGAGCATGCCTTTTTTTGAATACTCtcttgttattaaaaaaaaaaagaaagaaagaaaaatccttGTACACGAAGGGACCAAGCGGGTACCGCTCGAGTGTTTATTTCGCACGAAAACGTGCGGATCCATTCGACGCGACGAGAATCTTTTTTGCCCTGCGGTATTTGGACCCGAACTTCTGTTTACTAAACGCTTTGTCCGAAAAACAGTTtgttttttcaatttgaattgTCGTTCCAAACGAACGTTGATTTCCTCGATTTTTCTATGcagtgtttctttttttttttcattgatcACGGTTTTAGTTTTTGTACATGGCTTACAtgttatttatctatttaatttgttttttttttttgtcctttttctttcgatacaTTAGTCGAGATTGCACATTCAAATACCGCGTGTACGTAGACACAACGTGACTCGTGTCGTGAGTTTCAagtttgtaataatacgtagATCTAGTGAGCGAACCGAAATCGACGAAGGATTCGAAACCGCCACTGCCAAAGGTCCATAGCACTCCAAAGAAATCATCTACACCGAAAGCGACGGAGATCAAGAAGCCGACAGAGAAACTGGTGAAGAGCGCGAAGGCTTCACCGCGAATAACCCCGAAAGTGACACCGCTGCAAAGCCCTGGAGCCGAGAATGCTCCGCTGATTCGTGGCAGTACCGGAGAGATAATAAAAAGCGAAGTGAAAGAGGATACAAAATTGGATGATAAATACGAGGAGAAGAAAGACCAAGGCACCGAGAAAACacaagtaattaattttctccatTAACGAAATGCAGATAAACGCGATGCACACATGAAAATGATCGATACGTGTTATATGTTCTTAATTGCAGCAGGAAATAAGCGCCGCGGAGCAGGGtaacgaagaaatgaaaaagtcGGTCGTTATCGAACAATCCAATTCTATATCTAAGCAAACGAAGGACGAAACTAATTTGAATCAAGAGAATCAATCGACTGTGCGGTCTCAAGAAACGCCCAAAGCTGCGAAGAAGGAAACCGAGGCGAAATCCGAGAACAACGTGGAGGAACAGGTCGATATGTCAGGTAAGCTGGACTTTggatattgaaatatgaattaggagattaataaataaatggccGTTTTTTAGCATCGATGATAGCAAAGATCCGGATCACTACGGAAGAGGAAGCCAAGGCAGCTATAGCTGAACGTAGAAGATTAGCTAGAGAACAGGCTGAACGAGAAGCCGAGCTTGAACGCCAACGACAGGTACGGTTTTAAAGAGATTTTTCGCATAAAAGAGTGGATTATTCGCGATATGAAGAGACTTCATAGAGAGATCTTTTTACAGGAGGAAGAAGCCCGTTTAGAGGCCGAGAGATTGCGCGCTGAGGAAGAAGAACAACGTCGTTTGGAGGAAGAAACGCTTCGTTTGGCTAATGAAGCTCGTGAAGCCGAGGAACAGAGACTGAGACTGGCGATTGAGGAAGCGAAACGTCGCGAGGAAGAGGataggagaagaagagaagaggaggcTCGTCagaaacaagagaaagaagaggctgAACGGAAAGCGAGGGAAGAAGCGGAAAGGTCAGTTGATTTCTTTCAGATGACGTGATTTTATTCGATCAACATTCTCTGTGGTCAAGCGTTTAATGACCACTATGTGATGTTTTTGTTACAGACAACGGATCGAAATGGCGGAACGCCTTAAGagggaagaggaagagagactTGCTAGACGTAAACGTGTCGAGGCGATCATGCTTAGAACTCGGGGCAAGAACCAAAATAATACACCTACGAAAGTAAGATTACACATTTTTCGTTCATTGAATAATGTTTATGTGATCGTTAATTAAACTCTTGTTcctgaaagaaatatttacgatcgTGTTTCGTGCTTTGTATAGGGTGAAGGTGGTGATGGCGATAAGTTGAAAGAAGACAGTCctaacgatgaaaataaaacggcACCAGGTAGCAAAGTCGAAGATGTTATGACAGCCAGTCTGATATCCGAAGCAACTCAACAATTTATTAGCGGAGAGCAACGAGCTCACCATACAGAAAACAATACTACTACGGACATTGTTCATAACGGCACGCATAGTAATGgcattaatgaaaataaaattgtgttGGATAATAATCAGGGTAATGTGGAAGGAGAACTGAATGGTCATCATACAAATCACGGAAACGGTATCAACAGTCAATCAATTACACTGGATAATGCCACTGTGTAAGTATATCAAATTCAAAGTTACAGATTTGTAACAAACATTTCTATTAACCTAAGAGTTACATCCTGACACTTACCTGACCGCCATTAAAACAAAACCAAAAAATCCAAGATATAACTGGATTTCGCATCGATAAGAAAAACTGAAAGATAACATCGAAGAGCATCTCAAAGAATTGTGAGTTCATTTGGTTTTTAGATCATTcgacaataatattattacgaatG comes from Bombus pyrosoma isolate SC7728 linkage group LG2, ASM1482585v1, whole genome shotgun sequence and encodes:
- the LOC122574303 gene encoding MAP7 domain-containing protein 1-like isoform X2, encoding MFSELCRETLRKAAVCYSSGRAGSSSPSPPTSPPPSPAKEAKTTANVDLANVRDACHEARDPGTSGRRSPQQPSSSATCTTEFRDYTGRRSPTASGDSREKRSTVSGDFGKRLGCPEAKDGKRGSVAADTRDGRSVSPEKGRQWEDNRGSSGGYEYGRPDSRLGRQSPGSPGSSPEPEDNSSTSGDEAGAASEETNQRSSSAHNRHSLTKDVKRRQSLYDEDSLDGDHPSENEGRESTGSAKDVDRAKLVRERQNEERQRKLEELRQQALAAQRFREQREEERRRRIDELKSRDNDRRNQVGERKRAICEAERERREAILRKNQEREARIEAKKKNERSHIVFAFGSSTPRMLEPADTGGSTFWGTRRATSTTNVMMFSAAQPLTRRSSERELDGSKKRATSAGGLDRKPGEDMRMSSSMYEVFNWNSSPDPPLTPAKHKRASLSLPPTTDIFAIDDKSDSDTRRPMIQRAASGEESDGTPGTPSSVYLRVNRRRTDLMPTIPSPRDGPPSSGRSSSAKAFARSPGRTYSMSRLDQLAQPRKRPTELSTLTEQQSQPLSASSMSRSMSHLAASGGKSLKRSDNSRSMGTLPGAVPMPRPTRAERLRRKAREHQNQQQQGIRSGEVTPNSPSRPHSSMSQQSASSVGSSNVNLRPRTAAPRRPRPASIAGTGVSVTERHNLVSEPKSTKDSKPPLPKVHSTPKKSSTPKATEIKKPTEKLVKSAKASPRITPKVTPLQSPGAENAPLIRGSTGEIIKSEVKEDTKLDDKYEEKKDQGTEKTQQEISAAEQGNEEMKKSVVIEQSNSISKQTKDETNLNQENQSTVRSQETPKAAKKETEAKSENNVEEQVDMSASMIAKIRITTEEEAKAAIAERRRLAREQAEREAELERQRQEEEARLEAERLRAEEEEQRRLEEETLRLANEAREAEEQRLRLAIEEAKRREEEDRRRREEEARQKQEKEEAERKAREEAERQRIEMAERLKREEEERLARRKRVEAIMLRTRGKNQNNTPTKGEGGDGDKLKEDSPNDENKTAPGSKVEDVMTASLISEATQQFISGEQRAHHTENNTTTDIVHNGTHSNGINENKIVLDNNQGNVEGELNGHHTNHGNGINSQSITLDNATVKQNNVTNNLLDLTEFDSLSNSSSGPILQLTSNLANEDTLNSNLNPAAIPFTPMANTYMPTAANANVNPFQDSFMNNKPQDNSQVPDLLS
- the LOC122574303 gene encoding ensconsin-like isoform X6; translated protein: MFSELCRETLRKAAVCYSSGRAGSSSPSPPTSPPPSPAKEAKTTANVDLANVRDACHEARDPGTSGRRSPQQPSSSATCTTEFRDYTGRRSPTASGDSREKRSTVSGDFGKRLGCPEAKDGKRGSVAADTRDGRSVSPEKGRQWEDNRGSSGGYEYGRPDSRLGRQSPGSPGSSPEPEDNSSTSGDEAGAASEETNQRSSSAHNRHSLTKEQTMHWFAQIGGDEASPDSSDVKRRQSLYDEDSLDGDHPSENEGRESTGSAKDVDRAKLVRERQNEERQRKLEELRQQALAAQRFREQREEERRRRIDELKSRDNDRRNQVGERKRAICEAERERREAILRKNQEREARIEAKKKNERSHIVFAFGSSTPRMLEPADTGGSTFWGTRRATSTTNVMMFSAAQPLTRRSSERELDGSKKRATSAGGLDRKPGEDMRMSSSMYEVFNWNSSPDPPLTPAKHKRASLSLPPTTDIFAIDDKSDSDTRRPMIQRAASGEESDGTPGTPSSVYLRVNRRRTDLMPTIPSPRDGPPSSGRSSSAKAFARSPGIRSGEVTPNSPSRPHSSMSQQSASSVGSSNVNLRPRTAAPRRPRPASIAGTGVSVTERHNLVSEPKSTKDSKPPLPKVHSTPKKSSTPKATEIKKPTEKLVKSAKASPRITPKVTPLQSPGAENAPLIRGSTGEIIKSEVKEDTKLDDKYEEKKDQGTEKTQQEISAAEQGNEEMKKSVVIEQSNSISKQTKDETNLNQENQSTVRSQETPKAAKKETEAKSENNVEEQVDMSASMIAKIRITTEEEAKAAIAERRRLAREQAEREAELERQRQEEEARLEAERLRAEEEEQRRLEEETLRLANEAREAEEQRLRLAIEEAKRREEEDRRRREEEARQKQEKEEAERKAREEAERQRIEMAERLKREEEERLARRKRVEAIMLRTRGKNQNNTPTKGEGGDGDKLKEDSPNDENKTAPGSKVEDVMTASLISEATQQFISGEQRAHHTENNTTTDIVHNGTHSNGINENKIVLDNNQGNVEGELNGHHTNHGNGINSQSITLDNATVKQNNVTNNLLDLTEFDSLSNSSSGPILQLTSNLANEDTLNSNLNPAAIPFTPMANTYMPTAANANVNPFQDSFMNNKPQDNSQVPDLLS
- the LOC122574303 gene encoding MAP7 domain-containing protein 1-like isoform X5, with the protein product MFSELCRETLRKAAVCYSSGRAGSSSPSPPTSPPPSPAKEAKTTANVDLANVRDACHEARDPGTSGRRSPQQPSSSATCTTEFRDYTGRRSPTASGDSREKRSTVSGDFGKRLGCPEAKDGKRGSVAADTRDGRSVSPEKGRQWEDNRGSSGGYEYGRPDSRLGRQSPGSPGSSPEPEDNSSTSGDEAGAASEETNQRSSSAHNRHSLTKEQTMHWFAQIGGDEASPDSSDVKRRQSLYDEDSLDGDHPSENEGRESTGSAKDVDRAKLVRERQNEERQRKLEELRQQALAAQRFREQREEERRRRIDELKSRDNDRRNQVGERKRAICEAERERREAILRKNQEREARIEAKKKNERSHIVFAFGSSTPRMLEPADTGGSTFWGTRRATSTTNVMMFSAAQPLTRRSSERELDGSKKRATSAGGLDRKPGEGEESDGTPGTPSSVYLRVNRRRTDLMPTIPSPRDGPPSSGRSSSAKAFARSPGRTYSMSRLDQLAQPRKRPTELSTLTEQQSQPLSASSMSRSMSHLAASGGKSLKRSDNSRSMGTLPGAVPMPRPTRAERLRRKAREHQNQQQQGIRSGEVTPNSPSRPHSSMSQQSASSVGSSNVNLRPRTAAPRRPRPASIAGTGVSVTERHNLVSEPKSTKDSKPPLPKVHSTPKKSSTPKATEIKKPTEKLVKSAKASPRITPKVTPLQSPGAENAPLIRGSTGEIIKSEVKEDTKLDDKYEEKKDQGTEKTQQEISAAEQGNEEMKKSVVIEQSNSISKQTKDETNLNQENQSTVRSQETPKAAKKETEAKSENNVEEQVDMSASMIAKIRITTEEEAKAAIAERRRLAREQAEREAELERQRQEEEARLEAERLRAEEEEQRRLEEETLRLANEAREAEEQRLRLAIEEAKRREEEDRRRREEEARQKQEKEEAERKAREEAERQRIEMAERLKREEEERLARRKRVEAIMLRTRGKNQNNTPTKGEGGDGDKLKEDSPNDENKTAPGSKVEDVMTASLISEATQQFISGEQRAHHTENNTTTDIVHNGTHSNGINENKIVLDNNQGNVEGELNGHHTNHGNGINSQSITLDNATVKQNNVTNNLLDLTEFDSLSNSSSGPILQLTSNLANEDTLNSNLNPAAIPFTPMANTYMPTAANANVNPFQDSFMNNKPQDNSQVPDLLS
- the LOC122574303 gene encoding histone-lysine N-methyltransferase, H3 lysine-79 specific-like isoform X16, yielding MGPSLFVFSLSRVTLAITVLAETSSLFSIIRHPHEFLLPQDDLEAKAGAASEETNQRSSSAHNRHSLTKDVKRRQSLYDEDSLDGDHPSENEGRESTGSAKDVDRAKLVRERQNEERQRKLEELRQQALAAQRFREQREEERRRRIDELKSRDNDRRNQVGERKRAICEAERERREAILRKNQEREARIEAKKKNERSHIVFAFGSSTPRMLEPADTGGSTFWGTRRATSTTNVMMFSAAQPLTRRSSERELDGSKKRATSAGGLDRKPGEDMRMSSSMYEVFNWNSSPDPPLTPAKHKRASLSLPPTTDIFAIDDKSDSDTRRPMIQRAASGEESDGTPGTPSSVYLRVNRRRTDLMPTIPSPRDGPPSSGRSSSAKAFARSPGRTYSMSRLDQLAQPRKRPTELSTLTEQQSQPLSASSMSRSMSHLAASGGKSLKRSDNSRSMGTLPGAVPMPRPTRAERLRRKAREHQNQQQQGIRSGEVTPNSPSRPHSSMSQQSASSVGSSNVNLRPRTAAPRRPRPASIAGTGVSVTERHNLVSEPKSTKDSKPPLPKVHSTPKKSSTPKATEIKKPTEKLVKSAKASPRITPKVTPLQSPGAENAPLIRGSTGEIIKSEVKEDTKLDDKYEEKKDQGTEKTQQEISAAEQGNEEMKKSVVIEQSNSISKQTKDETNLNQENQSTVRSQETPKAAKKETEAKSENNVEEQVDMSASMIAKIRITTEEEAKAAIAERRRLAREQAEREAELERQRQEEEARLEAERLRAEEEEQRRLEEETLRLANEAREAEEQRLRLAIEEAKRREEEDRRRREEEARQKQEKEEAERKAREEAERQRIEMAERLKREEEERLARRKRVEAIMLRTRGKNQNNTPTKGEGGDGDKLKEDSPNDENKTAPGSKVEDVMTASLISEATQQFISGEQRAHHTENNTTTDIVHNGTHSNGINENKIVLDNNQGNVEGELNGHHTNHGNGINSQSITLDNATVKQNNVTNNLLDLTEFDSLSNSSSGPILQLTSNLANEDTLNSNLNPAAIPFTPMANTYMPTAANANVNPFQDSFMNNKPQDNSQVPDLLS